The genomic segment TAGGTGTaagatttatataattttttattccaCAACTACTTTTgtataattcattattattccAAAATAAAATACTTGAGGGTGTAGTGGATATGAAGTGTAAAAAATAAGGAttgcaataaaaaaataataattaggtTTATGAagaattctaaaattataatttaatgtttcttaaaaaaaattaaattgggTAAATGGGGCGAGCCAAATCTGTCCTGATTAAGTCGGGGCGGGCCTGGGTAGATCTGCCTCGTTTACATGCCTAGTAATTGTAATACATTTCCAAAGacgaaattttgaaaaattaaataaacacTTTAATTAAGAggtttatctttttatttttctttaaatttttttgAGGTTTATCTATATGATAGAATAATAATATCTGTATCCAAAATATAGCCATTACACACTGATGTGGGACTCTAGCAGGGGTGTACACGGGTCGggttttcgggtttcgggttcatcgggttcgggttttatGGGTTTCGAgttgagaaaaatggtaccgaaaccgatcgaaattttcgggtttcgggttttaGTCGGGTTCGGGTTTGATTCGGGTTGGACTGAGCCATTTGTGTTTTGGGCTGAAAAGCCAAACTttgcaaaaatactattttttttacactttttttcaagaataccatttttttcttcaaaaataccattttttttttcggATTTTGGGTTGGACTGGGCTGATTGgtgttttgggccgaaaagccaaattttgcaaaaatacaatttttttcagatttcgggtttgaacccgaacctgagttttaacaaacttcaaacccgaacccgacccgacTTTTGTCGGGTTCGGGTCGGATTTAACCCGAATCTGACGGGTTTTCCTAAAAAACGAGTTTTCGAGTTACGGGTCGGCAAATTTGCaggtttttcgggtcaaatgttcatCCCTACACTCTAGcctaattaaaattaatatttatttgattttttaataCGTTGGGTTTAAACATACTGAACGTGAAGTAAAATTCACATCAGAGGTTTATCTACAAGAGAAGAGAACACTGCCAGTGTGCCAGCTCCCGCTCCCGCTCCCGCTCCCTAAACCTAAACCCTCTTTCATTTTCACAGTTCATCTTTTTCTCCCAAAAAATGCTTCTCCAAACTTCTCTGCAAAACCCCAATGTCTCAGTCTCTCTTTCCTCTTCCCTCTCATACTCTCGTTCTCTCCCATGTCGAAATCCCACTTGTACTATTCGCCAATCCGTAAACTATCAGAGTTTTTCAGTCACCTGCTCCATATCCCAAGTCCATAGCTATGGCACTGTGGACTTCGAGCGTCGCCCCTTATTGAAATGGAATGCCATATACAAGAGGATTTCTCTTATGGAGAATCCTGAGCTTGGTTCTGGGAGTGTTTTGAACCAGTGGGAGAAGGAGGGAAAGTTACTCTCTAAATGGGATCTTTGTAGGGTTGTCAAAGAATTGAGGAAGTACAAGCGTTTTGATCGAGCTCTTGAGGTAATAACAAGaaatttatttgtatatttatgttcTATTTCTACTTGGAAAGTGTTTAGAATTAATGGGTTTTCTGTTTTGCTTGGTGGGTATCTTCCATTTTTGACATATATGATGTTTGGTCAGAAGTGTTTATGATGTTAATCGGTTGTTATATTCATGCTTTTGACAGTCTCTATGCTGGGATTTATTTTTGTGTCTTGTGTTTATTAACTCCTAAGGGGCTCGAAACTTATGCGATGTTTTGATCTCTGTCAAAACATCATTTGAGATGAAAAGAAGTTAACGAGTGAATTTGGCTGTGTCTTTGCTATCATTTGAGTTATTAATTGAAAGGAAAATCAAATACCTATAGAGGATGGGAACTTGAAATTGTAAATACCAATGTCTGTCGATATACTTGGTGTAAACATATACTCAATTATAGAAAACGGATGGAGAGAAGCTGTACTACATGAAACATCCCCATGTATGATTTAGAAATCTATAATTGAAGAAttgaaattatttaaacataCAGATTTTTCAGTTATAGCTGCCTTCCTGACACCTCAATTGCTGCGTACTTGTATATCTCTTTCAACCATTTCCCTTGTCATCAGCTCTGAACTTCTTGTCCTGTGCAGGTGTATGATTGGATGAACAGTCGAGTAGAGAGGTTTAGATTATCCTCTAGTGATGCTGCAATTCAATTAGATTTAATAGCCAAAGTTCGTGGGATTGCTGTAGCTGAAAGTTTCTTTTTTAGTCTATCGGAAACTTCAAAAGACAGGAGGATATACGGCGCCCTGCTCAATGCCTATGTTCGGGGGAAGATGAAACAAAAGGCAGAATCTTTGCTTGATCAAATGAGAACTAAAGGTTATGCCTCACATTCTCTTCCCTTTAATGTGATGATGACACTATATATGAACCTCAAGGATTATGAGAAGGTTGAGTTAGTAGTTTCAGAAATGGTGAAGAGAAGCATTCGGCTAGATATATACTCCTACAATATCTGGTTATCCTGTCGCGGATCACAAGGATCTGCAGAGAAGATGGAAGAAGTATTTGAACAGCTGAAAACAGATAAATCCATCAATCCCAACTGGACCACATTTAGTACAATGGCTACAATGTATATCAAGATGGGGCAAATTGGGAAGGCTGAGGAATGTTTAAGGAAGGTTGAGAGTAGAATCACTGGTCGGGATCGGATCCCTTATCACTACCTTTTAAGTCTATATGGTAGCATTGGTAACAAAGAAGAGATTTATAGGGTGTGGAATGTTTATAAATCAATATATCCCAATATCCCAAATTTGGGCTACCATGCAATTATCTCTTCTCTACTCAGAGTAGATGATGTTGAAGGGTCAGAAAAGATTTATGAGGAATGGTTGCTGGTCAAGTCAACTTATGACCCCAGAATAGCAAATCTTTTCATGGTTTATTATACTAGAAAAAGATATTTGGAGAAAGCGTTAAATTTTGTTGACCACATTGTTGAAGTGGGAGGAAAACCCAATTCAGCCACCTGGGAGACTCTTGCCGAGGGGCATGCTGGAGAGAAGAAAATTCCTGAGGCTTTGTTTTACTGGAAAAAAGCTTTTGCAGCTGAGGGTTCAAAGAACTGGAGGCCAAAACCTGTTAACGTGTCTGCTTTTCTTGATCTATGTGAGCAAGAAAATGATCTTGAAAGCAAGGATGTTTTGGTGAAATTGATGAGGGATTCAGGCAATTTGGGAGGTGAATGGTATGCGTCAATTGCGGGCTTATCCCCTGAAGCTAACAATGACAATGGAATAGCATCAGAGGAAGGTAGTTTTAGTACAGATGACAATGATGATGATAAGGATGAGTCTGAAATGGTTCTCAACCAATTATAGGTAGCCCTCGATATGATTCGTACTTTTTTATTCATTGAAAATTTTACCATGGATCATTTCGCGGATGTATAAGATGCATTCTTTGAAGTTTCAAAGGGCTGTCACCTCTTTTCTTTATAATGGTAACTTGATACCTGGGTTCCATTCTGCTTGTAGAATCCCCTAGCCAGGTATGTGAAATGTGACCCTTACTGAACTGCCTTTTAATAAGTGAGAGGCTGAGCTTTGCTCGGGGAGTAACTTGTGTGTAAAAATCTCTTTGGCCTCTTATATCTATATCCATTGCTTAATGTATCTCTGTGCTTCTGTGGTAGTTTTATGGAAATTTAACTTTTTGATTGTCAGCTTTAGGAGCTGTTGGGAAGCAAATAGGAGCAAATTCTAGATTTTGTGAATCTACCTTTGAAAAAGGAGATTATATCTAATGACAAAAATCATGCAACAATATACAAATGTGTTTTTTGGTATCATCCCCATCTTTTATATAATTATGACgattaatttaaaagaaaaattatagtATACGCACATTTTTGGAGAAGAAAACTTGTTCTATTTGGATTATTAGCAAGGCCTTTTAGGTTTCTAGTTCCTTGTAAAAACAGAGTTGATACTATTACCAAATTATTCCACATAATTCTATAAATAGCTATAACCCCAGAAAATGTCACCATGTAGAAAATTTATGATTTTCGTTTCAGCACCTCGACAGAGGTAAAAATGTCTTGAACCAGGACATAGAGAAGAAATTGAAAAGTCCCAAAATCCTTGGTACAACCCTTGAAGCTTCTCCAGTCTCTTTGAATTGGGCATCAGATACTTTGGCCCTCGTTATTTCGTCCTTGAGAGCCTTATTTTCCTTTTTAAGCTGTAAAACAGTATACATAGTTTAAAAGCAACCGAAATGCTATGAAGGAACAGCCACACCTTAACCTTAATACTTGGTATAGGAGCATTAGTATTATCTCAATTAATGGTGAAATTTTTATTGATGTAATGAAGTTAAATGCTGGATTTTACTCTTACCTCTTTAACTTCACACGCTAGCTCTTCCACTGCTTGTTGCAATGATACAATTGTCTTTAAAGTAACATCCTCAAATGCAAGCTCTAATTCTTCTTCTGAATTAGGATCAAAGAAAATTCCCTCCAACATGAACAACTCCTCCAGTAGATTTACATCTTCCTCGTCTAGTCTCTTTCGCAACTAAGTTATGAAAGTTTTACAATTAGAAAGAGAAAAAGTAGAGTGAAAATAATGTTATGGACATTGGAGTATGGGACACATGATGTTTTGACGATGATGAGAACTATAAGGTCAGGAATTACAGATGCGAGTTCCTTCCTACCTCGTGTAGAATTCTCTCACATGACTCATCTTTAGTGGGAGAAGGAACTTCAAGTTTTTTAGTAGATTTGTCTTCATTGCACTTTACACGCGGTGATGCCTTAATGTGACTTGCCCTGCTCCAGCATTGTATCATAGAACAAAAAtcagatatttttttaatagaaaaaatgaattaaataaaaaaaaagtaagtcCATTGCTTTAGTTCAGTGGTATGCAAATCGAGTTTGCCTTTTATCAATTGTAAAGTATTCAGTTGTACAAAGTGAGTAAACATGAAAATACAGCACTATTGCTCTGAGAGAAAACACATTCTAATTAAATATGTTCCAATTACTAGCTATTGTAGTGATTTGGCTTAAGATATTTTTAACTTTCAAATCAAAATATTTTGTTCTACACAGAACAGTATAGTAATAGCACTATTTCGTGAAATTGAACAATGTACCTTGCTCCAAATCGAAGTGTGGAGAGACTCTCTGGTGCGTTTGAGGGGCTTGGTGAGCAACAACATAGTAACGCAGTTCTGGAATTTCCACCCTATAAGATGAAATCAAGATATACCTTCAGTAAAAACTGAATAGCCTAATAACATGGACCAAGAGTGAAGAAAACTGACAAGGGCATCTTGTAGAATCCGGGTAAGTTTGGAGTCGCGATATGGAATGTGATTTGTTTTTACAGATGAACCAGATGTCagagcatttatcacatttccaAGGGCTGATAGGGACTTGTTGATACTCTTGGCTTCTTCAAGGACTCTTCCTTCAGCTCCAGATTTTTCTGCTTTCTCCGAGCCTGCCAAATCCACAAGAACTAACTTGCTAGTTTTCGACCTGTCCCCAGATTTTTAAAGTTCAATATTAGTTTATACAAAAATTTGATACAAAGACAAGTAGATGATGTACCGATTATCTTTCTTCAATTCTTGCTGGACAATGAATATGTAAACACAATGACTTCTGCTGCTGGTAATGTTCATTTCTATTTATAATAAGGTCAGAAACAAGGTAAACATGATCGTTAAATAAAACTAGAGTATCCCCAATGAAAACACAGATGATTTTACTTTGTCATTTTCTTGTAAAAGTTAATGGAGGATACGGGTCTCTCCAACAGCTCTGTTAGCTATACCACTCTGAACGTTCAATGTCagtgttagaagatatacagtgAGAACTACAAAAGTGAATCAGAATTCAGAAGTAATTCTATCTTACAGCTAGACTTTGCAATGCTTCCATGGGGTCTTTAATGGAGATCTGGAAAGGAAACAAACAAGAAGCTTCTCCGTCAAGGAATATATTTGCTTCTTATAAAGTAAGTGGTCTTTGATATGAATCCAGATTTTGCATCTATGGCAGTGCCCTTCTTAGCATAATTACTCTTAGTAAAAAAAATCCATACAAAGGAAATGGTCCAAAAGGGATTCCAATCAATTACACTTTTGAAGCTAACAATTATCTTCAACAGTAAAGATTACAGTTGGAATTTCATCAAGAGAACCTCAGCAGGCGTGTACTGAGTGTGTGCAAGGGATGGTACCTATTATGTCATTGAAGTATACTGAAAAAACAAACCATGACTAGTGCCAGAGTAAATGGATTAGTTTGCTAAATTTACTCAAGTAATCACCATCTACGAACACAAACCTTGGAAATTATTATTTCAGTTAGTCATGCATTTAAAATTTGCTTGAAGTGTTACTACATAAGAAAACATACTTCGGTTATGCCATTCAGCAAAATTCCTTGAGCTTTATTCTCCATGATCTGTATGTTGTCCTTTGCTAAATCAAGGAGGTCCCTGAACAAAGACAGTTATAGGCTGTAATTGTTGAAGCATTCCAAGAAATACGTTGATTACTTTTTTATCGTTGGGTAAGGGTATACCTTACTCTCTCCATGTAGATCTCTACCTGGATGGAAGCAAAACGAATGGAAGTTATTTTGCATGAATaatatgaaaagaaaaagaagcaaATAACAATATCATCTCAAATTTATGCGTTTGGATACCATCGACAACTTGACGGAGTACATATTTGCATTTTTAGAAGATTTTATGcattcaaaaattccaccaactaCTCGTGGAAGCAACCCTTTTTTCTCTTCATCAGATTCTAGTATCCCGGGGCCCTGTTTAATAGATGCAAACACCTCCAACTGTCAGATGAATATCTAGCTTCAGTATCTACGTTATACTAGCGACATCGGTGATGGCATACCTCCATGCTGTATGTCTTCCCAGCTCCTGTCTGCCATTAGTTAAAGTTAAACGAATATAAAATTATAGAGAAGCTCATATGAGGACTTGAAACACATACAACGAGGAGCCttttaaaaattagaagaaaaaaaaccttGACAAATGACTTGCTGAGTTTTACCTGTCCATAAGTGATAATCGTCCCATTAGTGCATTTAACAGCATCTGAGTGATAATGACAAACATTTATAACGAACAACAGAAGAAAGCTGTGATTTTTATTTGCAGAAAAACCTTCCCTAAATATACTTTAGACACATAAACCATATTGGGCACAGGTGCATGAATTTATAATCTCTTATTGATTCTGAATCCAATATgtgaaaattttaaaaatcttCATCCTAAAGAAGCACGATCCAGACTATAAATATGACGAATTTCAAtcatttacatatatatttgacTATTTTCTTGTGTTTTATCAAGCAAACAGAAATTCAAAATGCAAGAATGAATACACGAAGTAGACAGAGAAAATACATGTAGACTGCTACAATATGGGTTCTATACCTTGGACAATAGGCAGAGCTAGAAATTCATAGACCTGAGCTTGCTCAGAATTCTCATAGAACACCCTATCGAAGGTGAAAGTGGAATTTCCTTCTTTCTCATCCTGCCATTGCCATATATCGAAATCAGTTTTGTCAAAAACAGGTCATTAGCAGGATCAATATCACAAATATTTTTCCCGAGCAAAAAAATATCACAAATACTTTCAATCATCAAAATTATGATTCGAAATTTCGAATTAGAAACCTTAAAAATGAAAGTTTCCGAGTCTAAGCACTGAACGCAGACTGAATCACCATCATCTCTTCTCTCTTTTGAGCTTAAAGGCCTGAATCGAGCGCAAACTGCTATGTTCGACATTTTCTTTTGTGGAACAGATTCGAAccaaaaagaagaataaaaaagatGTTAGGATTCCCATACTTACTACTGCGATTATTACTGGAAAAACTTGTAAGA from the Humulus lupulus chromosome X, drHumLupu1.1, whole genome shotgun sequence genome contains:
- the LOC133803111 gene encoding pentatricopeptide repeat-containing protein At1g02150: MLLQTSLQNPNVSVSLSSSLSYSRSLPCRNPTCTIRQSVNYQSFSVTCSISQVHSYGTVDFERRPLLKWNAIYKRISLMENPELGSGSVLNQWEKEGKLLSKWDLCRVVKELRKYKRFDRALEVYDWMNSRVERFRLSSSDAAIQLDLIAKVRGIAVAESFFFSLSETSKDRRIYGALLNAYVRGKMKQKAESLLDQMRTKGYASHSLPFNVMMTLYMNLKDYEKVELVVSEMVKRSIRLDIYSYNIWLSCRGSQGSAEKMEEVFEQLKTDKSINPNWTTFSTMATMYIKMGQIGKAEECLRKVESRITGRDRIPYHYLLSLYGSIGNKEEIYRVWNVYKSIYPNIPNLGYHAIISSLLRVDDVEGSEKIYEEWLLVKSTYDPRIANLFMVYYTRKRYLEKALNFVDHIVEVGGKPNSATWETLAEGHAGEKKIPEALFYWKKAFAAEGSKNWRPKPVNVSAFLDLCEQENDLESKDVLVKLMRDSGNLGGEWYASIAGLSPEANNDNGIASEEGSFSTDDNDDDKDESEMVLNQL
- the LOC133803112 gene encoding kinesin-like protein KIN-1; protein product: MSNIAVCARFRPLSSKERRDDGDSVCVQCLDSETFIFKDEKEGNSTFTFDRVFYENSEQAQVYEFLALPIVQDAVKCTNGTIITYGQTGAGKTYSMEGPGILESDEEKKGLLPRVVGGIFECIKSSKNANMYSVKLSMVEIYMERVRDLLDLAKDNIQIMENKAQGILLNGITEISIKDPMEALQSLASGIANRAVGETQMNITSSRSHCVYIFIVQQELKKDNRSKTSKLVLVDLAGSEKAEKSGAEGRVLEEAKSINKSLSALGNVINALTSGSSVKTNHIPYRDSKLTRILQDALGGNSRTALLCCCSPSPSNAPESLSTLRFGARASHIKASPRVKCNEDKSTKKLEVPSPTKDESCERILHELRKRLDEEDVNLLEELFMLEGIFFDPNSEEELELAFEDVTLKTIVSLQQAVEELACEVKELKKENKALKDEITRAKVSDAQFKETGEASRVVPRILGLFNFFSMSWFKTFLPLSRC